In Corythoichthys intestinalis isolate RoL2023-P3 chromosome 11, ASM3026506v1, whole genome shotgun sequence, a single genomic region encodes these proteins:
- the spry1 gene encoding protein sprouty homolog 1 — MELQSQHGPGGSLVVIQQPSLESRQRSDYEREFQHAAILSLDQIKAIRSSNEYTEGPSVARRPPVPRMPPRPHDKQERTHEVILVNVNNNYEHRPAGGVVVGGHHHWGSGGGSRVPVLSRSTSTGSAASSGSNSSASSEQGLLARSPPARHNANLRPVRTQPKAKGPLVGHDSGSHLPLKGKTDFSSPGKEPPLPPAVSGHQFICERCGKCKCSECTAPRSLPSCLACNGQCLCSAESALEHGTCMCLVKGIFYHCSNDDEGDSCADHPCSPSHSHCCSRFLCMGLMSILFPCLLCYPPVKGCLKACQGCYDRVRRPGCRCKNSNTVYCKLESWAPQNQEKPS, encoded by the coding sequence ATGGAGCTCCAAAGTCAACATGGCCCCGGCGGTTCATTAGTGGTGATCCAGCAGCCTTCCCTCGAGAGCCGCCAGAGGTCGGATTACGAGCGGGAGTTCCAGCATGCTGCCATCCTCTCCCTGGATCAGATCAAGGCCATCCGCTCCAGCAACGAGTACACGGAGGGCCCGTCGGTGGCGCGCCGCCCGCCCGTGCCCCGCATGCCGCCGCGGCCGCACGACAAGCAGGAGAGAACTCACGAGGTCATCCTGGTCAATGTGAACAACAATTATGAGCACCGACCAGCCGGAGGCGTGGTGGTGGGCGGCCACCACCATTGGGGCAGCGGCGGTGGCTCCAGGGTGCCGGTTCTGAGCCGTTCTACCAGCACGGGAAGCGCGGCCAGCTCGGGGAGCAACAGCAGCGCCTCCTCCGAGCAGGGACTCCTGGCGCGCTCGCCGCCCGCCAGACATAATGCCAACTTGCGGCCCGTTCGGACTCAGCCCAAAGCCAAAGGGCCGCTCGTGGGCCACGATTCTGGCTCTCATTTGCCACTCAAGGGCAAAACGGACTTCTCCAGCCCTGGGAAAGAGCCGCCTCTGCCGCCCGCAGTCTCCGGGCACCAGTTCATCTGCGAACGTTGCGGCAAATGCAAGTGCAGCGAGTGCACGGCCCCCCGCAGCCTGCCCTCGTGCCTGGCGTGCAACGGTCAGTGCCTGTGCTCGGCGGAGAGCGCGCTGGAGCACGGTACGTGCATGTGCCTGGTCAAGGGAATCTTCTACCACTGCTCCAACGACGACGAGGGGGACTCTTGCGCCGACCACCCTTGCTCGCCGTCGCATTCGCACTGCTGCTCGCGCTTCCTGTGCATGGGATTAATGTCAATACTCTTCCCCTGCTTACTGTGCTACCCGCCGGTCAAGGGCTGCCTGAAGGCGTGCCAGGGATGCTACGACCGGGTGCGGAGGCCCGGCTGCCGATGCAAGAACTCCAATACTGTGTACTGCAAACTGGAGAGCTGGGCCCCGCAAAACCAGGAGAAACCCTCCTGA